One Vicinamibacteria bacterium DNA window includes the following coding sequences:
- a CDS encoding CBS domain-containing protein: MRVLRLCRKPAVSVPPDASVREALEVMTAEQVGAVVIIEDGKASGIFTRRDAIERVVLKRLPLDSTEISSVMTAPVEVMSEDTELPDALKVMAARPFNHIPIVDSDSKVVGLATTKPLMKQTIERLSDELGSLEAFFTADGIGG, encoded by the coding sequence ATGCGCGTGCTTCGCCTGTGCCGCAAACCCGCAGTCTCCGTCCCGCCCGACGCGTCTGTCAGGGAGGCGCTCGAAGTCATGACTGCAGAGCAGGTCGGTGCGGTCGTCATCATCGAGGACGGGAAAGCCTCCGGCATTTTCACTCGGCGCGACGCCATCGAGCGCGTCGTCCTCAAACGCCTTCCCCTCGATTCTACGGAGATATCGTCGGTCATGACGGCGCCGGTGGAGGTGATGTCCGAGGACACGGAGCTGCCCGACGCCTTGAAAGTGATGGCGGCAAGACCTTTCAACCACATACCGATCGTCGACTCGGATTCCAAAGTGGTCGGGCTCGCCACCACGAAGCCGCTCATGAAGCAGACGATCGAAAGGCTCTCGGACGAACTGGGCTCACTCGAAGCCTTCTTCACCGCCGACGGCATCGGCGGCTGA
- a CDS encoding VOC family protein, with amino-acid sequence MEAIVSRMVKDFEDGKVTRRQLIKSLSIAAAMVHRPRSAAGQARSGFETVALDHISYQVADYRRTRDFYAELMGMTVSRDDGTSQCDLEFGDSVLIARNRRQRAGQPPGDSQPTVDHIAYKIANWNTNAVKAELERRGLSPRLDTGGDIPNYVSFHVSDPDGFDLQISGIAEPGDSQYEKPGP; translated from the coding sequence ATGGAAGCGATCGTTTCGAGAATGGTGAAGGATTTCGAGGACGGCAAGGTGACTCGACGCCAGCTCATCAAGAGCTTGTCGATCGCAGCGGCCATGGTACACCGGCCGCGATCGGCGGCCGGTCAGGCGCGAAGCGGATTCGAGACGGTTGCCCTGGATCACATCTCTTATCAAGTGGCAGATTACCGTAGGACCAGGGACTTCTATGCCGAGCTCATGGGAATGACGGTCTCGAGAGACGACGGCACGAGTCAGTGCGATCTCGAGTTTGGCGATTCCGTGCTCATCGCCAGAAACCGTCGCCAGCGAGCGGGTCAGCCGCCGGGAGACTCCCAGCCGACCGTCGATCACATCGCCTACAAGATCGCGAATTGGAACACCAATGCCGTGAAGGCGGAGCTCGAGCGCCGCGGGTTGAGCCCTCGTCTGGACACCGGAGGGGACATTCCCAACTACGTCAGCTTCCATGTGTCGGACCCGGACGGATTCGATCTCCAGATCAGCGGGATCGCCGAACCGGGAGACTCGCAGTACGAGAAACCCGGTCCCTGA